From Paenibacillus graminis, a single genomic window includes:
- a CDS encoding polysaccharide deacetylase family protein: MQTLLLWLFYISTFYAFIPGMISRLFGYRVFRKGMGRGDFALTFDDGPDSLYTPLLLDLLKRYGAKATFFVVGSHAEQNPEIIKRMHDEGHLIGIHNYVHKTNWLMRPATVKRQIQRTDDIIFSITGERSTYYRPPWGIVNLFDFSKRRQVQIVLWSAMFGDWKEKLGAERLTEKLLTKLNPGEVMLLHDCGTTLGADPKAPEHMLVALERMLQEAERRGLRSIRVDEMIKMGQSSPIQKLSFSKRLLVGLWLAWEKVFQLIFQIKTLSPADPFLHYRIRKYKGKPVQMEGGELLAKGDKVIELHIDNRQLFELGIHSRSSAQLAIRMIRRMEKDMPVLAQRIAGDIDLAEAKALYGVSMINRGPEKFGFMVLDLPKGWFARSAKFYLSILLSVIHPAGGARLKERSEVLIPKMMLMPVSQLLDQMNQQRPQKQVKPREQRREEDLSLEAELPAATVVH; encoded by the coding sequence ATGCAGACTTTGCTGCTCTGGTTATTTTATATTTCAACATTTTATGCCTTTATCCCTGGGATGATCAGCCGCTTATTTGGATATCGTGTCTTCCGCAAAGGGATGGGCCGCGGTGATTTTGCGCTTACTTTTGACGACGGTCCGGACTCGCTCTATACACCGCTGCTGCTTGATTTGCTGAAACGCTACGGTGCCAAGGCTACTTTTTTTGTTGTCGGCTCCCATGCCGAGCAGAACCCAGAAATTATCAAGCGTATGCATGATGAAGGGCATTTGATCGGAATCCATAATTATGTTCACAAGACGAACTGGCTGATGCGTCCGGCTACCGTCAAACGCCAGATACAGCGCACGGATGATATTATTTTCAGTATTACCGGTGAACGGAGCACGTATTACCGCCCGCCCTGGGGGATCGTTAATCTGTTCGACTTTTCGAAGCGCCGCCAGGTGCAGATCGTGCTGTGGTCGGCAATGTTCGGCGACTGGAAGGAAAAGCTCGGCGCAGAACGGCTGACAGAAAAGCTGCTTACCAAGCTGAATCCGGGCGAAGTGATGCTGCTGCATGACTGCGGCACCACACTCGGAGCGGACCCCAAAGCGCCTGAGCATATGCTGGTCGCCCTGGAGCGGATGCTGCAGGAGGCAGAACGGCGCGGACTGCGCAGCATCCGGGTCGATGAGATGATCAAGATGGGGCAGAGCTCTCCGATCCAAAAGCTTTCTTTTAGCAAAAGGCTGCTTGTCGGCTTATGGTTGGCTTGGGAGAAGGTTTTCCAGCTAATATTCCAGATTAAGACCCTCTCACCGGCAGATCCGTTCCTGCATTACCGTATACGCAAATATAAGGGAAAACCTGTACAGATGGAAGGCGGCGAACTGCTGGCCAAAGGCGACAAGGTGATTGAACTGCATATTGACAACAGGCAGCTCTTCGAGCTTGGCATTCATTCACGTTCCTCGGCACAGCTGGCGATCCGCATGATCCGCCGGATGGAGAAGGATATGCCGGTGCTGGCGCAGCGGATTGCCGGGGATATAGACCTGGCCGAAGCGAAAGCGCTGTACGGTGTCAGTATGATCAACCGCGGACCGGAGAAATTCGGGTTCATGGTGCTGGATCTGCCGAAAGGGTGGTTTGCCCGGTCGGCCAAGTTTTACCTGAGTATACTGCTGAGTGTCATCCACCCGGCAGGAGGGGCAAGGCTAAAGGAACGGAGCGAGGTGCTGATTCCCAAAATGATGCTGATGCCCGTCTCCCAACTGCTTGACCAGATGAACCAGCAGCGTCCGCAGAAACAGGTGAAGCCCCGTGAGCAGCGTCGGGAAGAAGATTTGTCCCTGGAGGCTGAGCTGCCGGCAGCTACGGTTGTGCACTAA
- a CDS encoding nucleoporin gives MPREDTYASYTIFLTHPPQRQSSATTAEMPLFAPPQRQSSATTAKTPLFDPPQATTAKTPLFAPPQWQSPATTAKTPLFDPPQRQSSATTAEMPLFAPPQRQSSATTAEMPLFAPPQRQSSATTAEMPLFAPPQRQSSATTAEMPLFAPPQRQSSATTAEMPLFAPPQRQSSATTAEMPLFAPPQRQSSATTAEMPLFAPPQRQSSATTAEMPLFAPPQRQSSATTAEMPLFAPPQRQSSATTAEMPLFAPPQRQSPATTAEMPLFAPPQRQSSATTAEMPLFAPPQWQSPATTAETPLFAPPQRQSSATTAEMPLFAPPQRQSSATTAEMPLFAPPQRQSSATTAEMPLFAPPQRQSPATTAEMPLFAPPQRQSSATTAEMPLFAPPQRQSSATTAEMPLFAPPQRQSSATTAEMPLFAPPQRQSPATTAEMPLFAPRSRKAPQQRQKCRCCGAYVNQHLLILLASVLARKPSKHIHLPFPVLPAR, from the coding sequence ATGCCCCGAGAAGATACGTATGCTTCTTACACTATCTTCTTGACGCACCCGCCGCAGCGTCAGAGCTCCGCAACAACGGCAGAAATGCCGTTGTTTGCCCCGCCGCAGCGTCAGAGCTCCGCAACAACGGCAAAAACGCCGTTGTTTGACCCGCCGCAGGCAACAACGGCAAAAACGCCGTTGTTTGCCCCGCCGCAGTGGCAGAGCCCCGCAACAACGGCAAAAACGCCGTTGTTTGACCCGCCGCAGCGTCAGAGCTCCGCAACAACGGCAGAAATGCCGTTGTTTGCCCCGCCGCAGCGTCAGAGCTCCGCAACAACGGCAGAAATGCCGTTGTTTGCCCCGCCGCAGCGTCAGAGCTCCGCAACAACGGCAGAAATGCCGTTGTTTGCCCCGCCGCAGCGTCAGAGCTCCGCAACAACGGCAGAAATGCCGTTGTTTGCCCCACCGCAGCGTCAGAGCTCCGCAACAACGGCAGAAATGCCGTTGTTTGCCCCGCCGCAGCGTCAGAGCTCCGCAACAACGGCAGAAATGCCGTTGTTTGCCCCGCCGCAGCGTCAGAGCTCCGCAACAACGGCAGAAATGCCGTTGTTTGCCCCGCCGCAGCGTCAGAGCTCCGCAACAACGGCAGAAATGCCGTTGTTTGCCCCGCCGCAGCGTCAGAGCTCCGCAACAACGGCAGAAATGCCGTTGTTTGCCCCGCCGCAGCGTCAGAGCTCCGCAACAACGGCAGAAATGCCGTTGTTTGCCCCGCCGCAGCGTCAAAGCCCCGCAACAACGGCAGAAATGCCGTTGTTTGCCCCGCCGCAGCGTCAGAGCTCCGCAACAACGGCAGAAATGCCGTTGTTTGCCCCGCCGCAGTGGCAGAGCCCCGCAACAACGGCAGAAACGCCGTTGTTTGCCCCGCCGCAGCGTCAGAGCTCCGCAACAACGGCAGAAATGCCGTTGTTTGCCCCGCCGCAGCGTCAGAGCTCCGCAACAACGGCAGAAATGCCGTTGTTTGCCCCGCCGCAGCGTCAGAGCTCCGCAACAACGGCAGAAATGCCGTTGTTTGCCCCGCCGCAGCGTCAAAGCCCCGCAACAACGGCAGAAATGCCGTTGTTTGCCCCGCCGCAGCGTCAGAGCTCCGCAACAACGGCAGAAATGCCGTTGTTTGCCCCGCCGCAGCGTCAGAGCTCCGCAACAACGGCAGAAATGCCGTTGTTTGCCCCGCCGCAGCGTCAGAGCTCCGCAACAACGGCAGAAATGCCGTTGTTTGCCCCGCCGCAGCGTCAAAGCCCCGCAACAACGGCAGAAATGCCGTTGTTTGCCCCGCGCAGCAGAAAAGCTCCGCAACAACGGCAGAAATGCCGTTGTTGCGGAGCTTACGTGAACCAACATCTGTTGATTCTCCTGGCAAGTGTCTTAGCCAGGAAACCTTCGAAGCACATTCACTTACCGTTCCCAGTGCTTCCCGCACGGTAA
- the ilvD gene encoding dihydroxy-acid dehydratase, translating to MAVKKMRSDMIKKGFDRAPHRSLLRAAGVKEEDFGKPFIAVCNSYIDIVPGHVHLQEFGKIVKEAIREAGGVPFEFNTIGVDDGIAMGHIGMRYSLPSREIIADSLETVVSAHWFDGMVCIPNCDKITPGMMMGALRVNIPTIFVSGGPMKAGVDSKGKKLSLTSVFEGVGAHQVGKINDDELLELEQYGCPTCGSCSGMFTANSMNCLAEALGLALPGNGTILAVAEERREFVRKSATQLMELIKLDLKPRDIVTKESLDNAFALDMAMGGSTNTVLHTLALAQEAEIDYPLERINEVANRVPYLSKLAPASDIFIEDVDRAGGVSAVLNELLKKPGAIFGDCMTVTGKTLAENVTGHEILDTTVIHPLDNPYSEVGGLSVLYGNLAPEGSIIKVGAVDASVGGYHKGPAICFDSQEEALEGIANGKVKEGHVVVIRYEGPKGGPGMPEMLAPTSQIVGMGLGAKVGLITDGRFSGASRGISIGHISPEAAEGGPIAFVEDGDIIELDLNNRKIELLVDEEVLAVRRSGWKGFEPKVKTGYLARYSKLVTNASKGGVLKI from the coding sequence ATGGCAGTCAAGAAAATGCGTTCAGACATGATCAAAAAAGGCTTTGACCGCGCTCCGCACCGCAGTCTTCTGCGGGCAGCAGGCGTAAAAGAGGAGGATTTCGGCAAGCCGTTCATCGCGGTCTGCAACTCCTATATCGACATCGTGCCTGGCCACGTGCATTTGCAGGAATTCGGCAAAATCGTCAAGGAAGCGATCCGCGAAGCCGGCGGCGTTCCTTTTGAATTCAATACCATCGGCGTCGATGACGGGATCGCCATGGGACATATCGGGATGCGTTATTCCCTGCCAAGCCGCGAGATCATTGCCGATTCCCTGGAAACCGTTGTTTCCGCCCACTGGTTCGACGGCATGGTCTGCATTCCCAACTGTGATAAAATCACGCCGGGCATGATGATGGGCGCCCTGCGGGTCAATATCCCGACGATTTTTGTCAGCGGCGGCCCTATGAAAGCGGGTGTGGACAGCAAGGGGAAAAAGCTCTCCCTGACTTCCGTATTCGAAGGCGTAGGCGCTCACCAGGTCGGCAAAATCAATGATGATGAGCTGCTTGAACTGGAACAATACGGCTGTCCAACCTGCGGCTCCTGCTCCGGGATGTTCACCGCGAACTCCATGAACTGTCTGGCCGAGGCACTGGGCCTCGCGCTGCCGGGCAACGGCACCATTCTCGCCGTAGCCGAAGAACGCAGGGAATTCGTCCGCAAATCGGCAACCCAGCTCATGGAGCTGATCAAGCTGGATCTGAAGCCGCGTGATATCGTAACCAAGGAATCGCTCGACAACGCGTTCGCACTGGATATGGCGATGGGCGGCTCCACCAATACCGTACTTCACACCCTGGCACTCGCTCAGGAAGCTGAAATTGATTACCCTCTGGAACGCATCAACGAAGTTGCTAACCGCGTGCCTTACCTGTCCAAGCTGGCTCCGGCCTCCGACATCTTCATTGAAGACGTTGACCGGGCGGGCGGCGTGAGTGCTGTACTGAATGAGCTTTTGAAAAAACCGGGGGCCATCTTCGGGGATTGCATGACCGTTACCGGCAAAACGCTGGCCGAAAATGTTACCGGGCATGAAATCCTGGATACGACGGTTATTCATCCGCTGGACAACCCGTATTCCGAAGTGGGCGGTCTGTCTGTCCTCTACGGCAACCTTGCACCTGAAGGCTCGATCATCAAAGTCGGTGCGGTGGATGCTTCCGTAGGCGGCTACCACAAAGGACCGGCCATCTGCTTCGATTCGCAGGAAGAGGCGCTTGAAGGCATTGCCAACGGCAAAGTCAAAGAAGGCCATGTGGTTGTTATCCGTTATGAAGGTCCGAAGGGCGGACCGGGCATGCCGGAAATGCTTGCTCCAACCTCCCAGATCGTCGGCATGGGTCTTGGCGCCAAGGTGGGTCTAATCACCGATGGCCGCTTCTCGGGCGCATCGCGCGGCATCAGCATCGGGCATATCTCGCCTGAGGCTGCGGAAGGCGGACCGATCGCCTTTGTCGAGGACGGCGACATCATCGAGCTGGACCTCAACAACCGCAAGATCGAGCTGCTGGTTGACGAGGAAGTGCTGGCTGTCCGCCGCAGCGGCTGGAAAGGCTTCGAGCCGAAGGTGAAGACAGGCTACTTGGCCCGCTACTCCAAGCTGGTAACCAATGCCAGCAAGGGCGGCGTGCTGAAGATCTAA
- a CDS encoding acyltransferase family protein: protein MVGNSSLTARGETFFLNLRFMLIVTVFAGNAIEPLIRSLSGMHSLYLWIFSFHMPLFVLVTGYFAGKSLTGAAGRKVLLQIGLQYLIFQTLYSALDVSVFHADNIHHSFFAPYLLLWFLASHACWRLLMLGMGRWSTTAQIIFAVSAGVAVGYLQLDGVWFSISRTFVYLPFFVVGYHFSFEAFARIYNKYVKTAAAAASVLLLLLLSTFGSELPLGWLYGSMTYMQLDAPEWYAGVYRLGMYGLQLAASLAFLGWVPYRLSRMTDWGRRTLYVFLLHGFAVRLAAVSGIYAYLGNAAGAALVLLCAVSFTVLLAQPAVKRLLHPLVEPSVDWMISLQRAALRRSL, encoded by the coding sequence ATGGTAGGTAACAGCTCACTTACAGCACGCGGAGAAACTTTTTTTCTTAACCTGCGCTTTATGCTTATAGTCACCGTTTTTGCCGGCAATGCCATTGAACCTCTGATTCGCTCCCTGAGCGGAATGCACAGCCTGTATTTGTGGATTTTCAGTTTTCATATGCCGCTGTTCGTGCTGGTTACAGGCTATTTTGCCGGAAAAAGCCTCACCGGAGCCGCCGGACGCAAGGTGCTGCTGCAAATCGGACTCCAATACCTTATTTTTCAGACTCTGTACTCTGCGCTGGACGTATCCGTCTTCCATGCAGACAATATCCATCATTCCTTTTTCGCGCCTTATCTGCTGCTGTGGTTCCTGGCCAGTCATGCCTGCTGGCGCCTCTTGATGCTGGGCATGGGCAGATGGAGCACAACCGCACAAATTATTTTTGCCGTTTCGGCCGGTGTTGCTGTCGGTTATTTGCAGCTTGACGGTGTCTGGTTCAGCATCAGCCGTACTTTTGTCTATCTGCCGTTTTTCGTGGTCGGCTATCATTTCTCCTTCGAGGCTTTTGCCCGGATCTACAATAAATATGTCAAAACCGCTGCCGCTGCCGCATCGGTCCTGCTGCTCCTCCTGCTGAGCACGTTCGGTTCGGAGCTTCCGCTGGGCTGGCTGTACGGCAGCATGACCTACATGCAGCTTGACGCGCCTGAATGGTATGCAGGTGTGTACCGGCTGGGAATGTACGGGCTGCAGCTTGCCGCTTCCCTCGCTTTTCTGGGGTGGGTCCCTTACCGGCTGAGCCGGATGACCGACTGGGGCCGCCGCACACTGTATGTCTTCCTGCTGCACGGATTTGCGGTTCGCTTGGCTGCCGTGTCCGGGATTTACGCTTATCTGGGCAATGCTGCCGGGGCGGCGCTTGTGCTGCTCTGCGCTGTATCCTTTACAGTGCTGCTGGCCCAGCCCGCAGTCAAACGATTGCTGCATCCCCTGGTCGAGCCTTCTGTGGACTGGATGATTTCCCTGCAGCGCGCGGCCCTGCGGCGTTCCCTGTAA